In Zingiber officinale cultivar Zhangliang chromosome 1A, Zo_v1.1, whole genome shotgun sequence, a genomic segment contains:
- the LOC122011343 gene encoding beta-galactosidase 11-like: protein MWHDLIAKAKEGGLNMIETYVFWNAHEPVYGQFNYEGNCDLIKFIKLVQSAGLYVTVRFGPFVQGEWNHGGLPYWLREVPDITFRTDNEPFKTHMERFVKMAVQKLKDEKLFASQGGPIVLAQIENEYNNIARAFPGSVDYIKWAAEMAVGLQVGVPWVMCKQNDAPGSVINSCNGRNCGDTFMGPNSPTKPSLWTENWTAQYRVFGDPPSQRAAEDLAYSVARFFSKNGSLVNYYMYHGGTNFGRTGASFVMTRYYDEGPLDEYGLQKEPKWGHLRDLHAALKLCSKGLLGGTYSLQKFSPDLEARLYEIPENKVCVAFLTNTNTKFDGTLKFRGVDYFLPRHSISILPDCKTVVYNNQRINSQHNARTFDLSKDANNNKKWEMYQEPIPTAKGIKSQGPLELYNMTKDTTDYLWYTTSFLLDDKDMPFRHDIHPVIQVSCLGHVIHTFVNGEYMGSAHGTKIEKSFVFKKQISLRPGGNRIAILGLTVGMPDSGPYLEHRVAGLHTVTIQGLNAGTLDLSQSMWKHQVGLTGEKLGIFQEEKMNGVKWVEATSDIPITWYKKYFDGPSGNDPVSLDMSSMGKGLVWINGQCIGRYWVNYLSPLGTPSQSMYHIPRAFLKPQNNLMVVLEEQGGKPEDIKITVVKRDNICTLVSQNYPPPVDSWSSSGENSNKPEAHLKCREKMVIRSIVFASFGNPSGICGNFTVGNCHSPNVKNVVEQACLGKPSCVLPVSAAAYSVDASCPGSTGTLAVHAKCARGGQRHGHAAAKAQ from the exons ATGTGGCACGATCTCATCGCGAAGGCTAAGGAGGGAGGATTAAATATGATCGAGACATATGTCTTCTGGAACGCCCATGAGCCTGTGTATGGCCAG TTTAATTACGAGGGTAATTGTGACTTGATCAAATTTATCAAGCTGGTGCAATCTGCAGGGTTGTATGTCACAGTGAGGTTTGGGCCATTCGTCCAAGGGGAATGGAATCATGG AGGGCTCCCCTACTGGCTCAGGGAGGTTCCTGACATCACCTTCAGGACAGATAATGAACCCTTCAAG ACACACATGGAGAGATTTGTAAAGATGGCCGTGCAAAAACTGAAGGACGAGAAGTTATTTGCCTCTCAAGGAGGTCCCATCGTTCTTGCTCAG ATCGAGAATGAGTACAACAACATAGCACGAGCCTTCCCCGGCTCCGTCGACTACATAAAGTGGGCCGCCGAGATGGCCGTCGGCCTCCAGGTGGGCGTTCCGTGGGTGATGTGCAAGCAGAACGATGCTCCCGGCTCAGTg ATCAATTCGTGCAATGGAAGGAACTGCGGAGACACTTTTATGGGGCCGAACAGTCCCACCAAGCCTTCTCTTTGGACGGAGAACTGGACTGCTCA GTATAGAGTGTTTGGTGATCCACCTTCTCAGAGAGCAGCAGAGGATCTCGCGTACTCGGTGGCACGCTTCTTCTCGAAGAATGGCTCACTGGTTAACTACTACATG TATCATGGAGGAACTAATTTTGGGAGGACAGGAGCATCTTTTGTGATGACTAGATACTATGATGAAGGCCCTCTCGATGAATATG GCCTGCAGAAGGAGCCTAAATGGGGCCATCTGAGGGACTTGCATGCCGCACTGAAGCTATGCAGTAAAGGGTTGCTTGGGGGAACTTACTCTTTGCAGAAGTTTAGCCCTGACCTTGAG GCTAGGTTGTATGAGATACCAGAGAACAAAGTTTGTGTCGCCTTCCTCACAAACACCAACACAAAGTTTGATGGAACTTTGAAGTTTAGGGGTGTCGATTACTTCCTCCCTCGCCACTCCATCAGCATCCTCCCAGATTGCAAGACTGTGGTGTACAACAATCAGCGG ATTAACTCTCAGCACAATGCCAGGACATTTGATTTGTCAAAGGATGCTAATAACAACAAGAAGTGGGAGATGTACCAAGAACCGATACCTACTGCTAAGGGTATCAAATCTCAGGGGCCCTTGGAACTGTATAACATGACCAAGGACACCACAGATTATCTTTGGTACACAACAAG CTTCTTGCTAGACGATAAGGACATGCCTTTCCGACATGACATTCATCCCGTGATCCAAGTTTCATGTCTTGGCCATGTCATACACACCTTCGTCAATGGAGAATACATGG GATCTGCTCATGGAACAAAAATTGAGAAGAGTTTTGTCTTCAAAAAGCAAATCAGTTTGAGGCCCGGAGGCAACCGCATCGCAATCTTGGGATTAACAGTGGGAATGCCG GATAGTGGACCCTACCTGGAACACAGAGTTGCTGGCCTGCATACTGTCACCATCCAAGGCCTCAACGCCGGCACTCTGGACTTGTCACAGAGCATGTGGAAGCACCAG GTGGGATTAACCGGAGAGAAATTGGGTATTTTCCAAGAAGAAAAAATGAATGGCGTCAAGTGGGTAGAAGCTACGAGTGATATTCCAATCACTTGGTACAAG AAATACTTTGATGGTCCCTCTGGAAATGACCCAGTCTCTTTGGACATGAGCTCTATGGGCAAAGGCTTGGTGTGGATCAACGGCCaatgcatcggtcgttattgggttaactaccttagCCCTCTCGGAACACCTTCTCAATCAAT GTATCACATTCCCCGGGCTTTCTTAAAGCCGCAAAACAACCTCATGGTGGTGTTGGAGGAGCAGGGCGGGAAGCCGGAGGACATCAAGATCACGGTAGTGAAGAGAGACAACATTTGCACTTTGGTTTCCCAGAACTACCCCCCACCGGTGGATTCGTGGTCGTCGTCGGGGGAGAACAGCAACAAGCCAGAGGCTCACTTGAAGTGCAGGGAGAAGATGGTCATCCGTTCCATCGTCTTTGCCAGCTTTGGAAACCCCAGTGGCATCTGCGGCAACTTCACGGTCGGTAACTGCCACTCGCCCAACGTCAAAAATGTGGTCGAGCAG GCCTGCTTGGGGAAACCGTCGTGCGTTTTGCCTGTGTCTGCTGCCGCCTACTCGGTGGACGCCTCATGTCCGGGGTCAACCGGCACGCTTGCAGTCCACGCTAAGTGCGCCAGAGGTGGCCAGAGGCACGGCCACGCTGCTGCCAAGGCTCAATGA